The genomic window GTCACAGGAGTCGATCAGCACGGCCTCCTTGTCGGGGATCTCGAGCTTGAACTCCTCCTCCAGCGCCACGACGATCTCCACGTTGTCCAAGCTATCCAGTCCCAGATCCCTCTGGAAGTGGACCTCGGGGGTCACCtgcgatcgatcgatcgatcgaaaaCGGTGAGGGGGGAGAGCGATAACGACgacgaaggagaagaaggggagatatcagggttagggtttggattggCGGGACCTTGGAGGGGTCGACCTTGGGGAAGCTCTTGACGACGTCGAGGACGCGCTCCACGACCTCCTCCTTCGTGAGGTGCTCGTCGCCATGGGAGGACATGGATCGGAGCGGAGAGAAGCGGAGGGGGTCGAAGGGCgagaggaggaggggtcggTAGcgatctagggtttgggtttggacGGGGATGCGTAGGTGTCGGAGGATCGCCGGTCTCAGCGCGGCCGCCATTGTCGTCGTCTTCGCCCTTCGTTTCCTTCCAAAAATCTcactttttagattttaaactcAGTAAATAGGACGGAATAGGTTTAATTGCCTATATAACCCTACAAAGTAATGAAATTGCACAGAATTCCTCTAACTCGCcaccccaaattttttttattttattttagcatccaaattttcactttatttatttaatttaaataattttacgattttttgatacataatttaagctaataaattaacaaaacctttaaattatgtttaatataCTAACCAAACTgtaaaagtaagaaaaattactaattagctcaaattaaataaattaaaagattagatgataaattaatattttaaagattagatagtc from Ananas comosus cultivar F153 linkage group 23, ASM154086v1, whole genome shotgun sequence includes these protein-coding regions:
- the LOC109727915 gene encoding acyl carrier protein 1, mitochondrial, which translates into the protein MAAALRPAILRHLRIPVQTQTLDRYRPLLLSPFDPLRFSPLRSMSSHGDEHLTKEEVVERVLDVVKSFPKVDPSKVTPEVHFQRDLGLDSLDNVEIVVALEEEFKLEIPDKEAVLIDSCDLAIEYVANHPMAA